A genomic segment from Micromonospora echinaurantiaca encodes:
- a CDS encoding GntR family transcriptional regulator, giving the protein MTHPSAATTVTSAAERAYRHLKRSILEQLYPGGQLVSEGEIAEVTGVSRTPVREALLRLEAEGLVRLYPKRGALIRPVSAREITDVIEARRLVELHAAERVWPRRAALRADLAARLAEMRAAHAAGDLTTLMAADRAFHATVVDAAGNEILAELYQRLRDRQLRMGEASFRLSPGWAEVALTEHAAQLAALDGDDPQRWLDTVAAHIDNAATVLRTLR; this is encoded by the coding sequence ATGACGCATCCCTCGGCCGCGACCACCGTGACCTCGGCGGCCGAGCGGGCCTACCGACACCTGAAGCGGTCCATCCTGGAGCAGCTCTACCCGGGCGGCCAGCTGGTCAGCGAGGGGGAGATCGCCGAGGTCACCGGCGTCTCCCGCACCCCGGTACGCGAGGCGCTGCTGCGGCTGGAGGCGGAGGGACTGGTCCGGCTCTACCCGAAGCGGGGCGCGCTGATCCGGCCGGTCTCCGCCCGGGAGATCACCGACGTCATCGAAGCCCGCCGGCTGGTCGAGCTGCACGCCGCCGAGCGGGTCTGGCCCCGCCGGGCGGCGCTGCGGGCCGACCTCGCCGCGCGGCTGGCCGAGATGCGCGCCGCGCACGCCGCCGGCGACCTGACCACGCTGATGGCCGCCGACCGCGCCTTCCACGCCACCGTGGTCGACGCCGCCGGCAACGAGATCCTGGCCGAGCTGTACCAGCGGCTGCGGGACCGCCAGCTGCGGATGGGGGAGGCGAGCTTCCGGCTCTCGCCCGGCTGGGCCGAGGTGGCGCTGACCGAGCACGCCGCCCAGCTCGCCGCCCTCGACGGCGACGACCCGCAACGCTGGCTCGACACGGTCGCGGCGCACATCGACAACGCCGCCACCGTGCTGCGGACGCTGCGGTGA
- a CDS encoding SDR family NAD(P)-dependent oxidoreductase, whose protein sequence is MRSFDFTSGTAVVTGAASGIGEALAHGLARRGSDLVLLDRDADRLAAVVAAIRAAHPDRQLTSYLVDLADAAATARVAAEIRQRHPVIRLLVNNAGVALGGRFDQVTLDEFNWVIEINFRAVVQLTHALLPALKTEPGAHLVNVSSLFGLIAPPGQAAYAASKFAVRGFTEALRHELVDDGIGVTSVHPGGIRTRIARSARIGSGVSVEEYEAGRERFEKLLSMDPAKAAEIILRGVGRRRGRVLVGWSAKLPDLLARIAPASYGRLFALGPGRATADPARRATTVPAQRPPDDPDPAAPGDRSAERAGDPA, encoded by the coding sequence GTGCGTAGCTTCGACTTCACCTCGGGCACCGCCGTGGTGACCGGCGCGGCCAGCGGGATCGGCGAGGCCCTGGCGCACGGGCTCGCCCGCCGCGGCAGCGACCTCGTGCTGCTCGACCGGGACGCCGACCGGCTCGCCGCCGTGGTCGCCGCGATCCGGGCGGCCCACCCCGACCGGCAGCTGACCAGCTACCTGGTCGACCTCGCCGACGCCGCGGCCACCGCCCGGGTGGCCGCGGAGATCCGGCAGCGGCACCCCGTGATCCGGCTGCTGGTCAACAACGCCGGCGTCGCGCTCGGCGGCCGGTTCGACCAGGTGACCCTGGACGAGTTCAACTGGGTCATCGAGATCAACTTCCGGGCCGTGGTGCAGCTGACCCACGCGCTGCTGCCGGCGCTCAAGACCGAACCCGGCGCGCACCTGGTCAACGTCTCCAGCCTGTTCGGCCTGATCGCCCCGCCCGGGCAGGCCGCCTACGCCGCCAGCAAGTTCGCCGTCCGCGGCTTCACCGAGGCGCTGCGCCACGAACTGGTCGACGACGGCATCGGGGTCACCTCGGTGCACCCCGGCGGCATCCGCACCCGGATCGCGCGCAGCGCCCGGATCGGCAGCGGCGTCTCCGTCGAGGAGTACGAGGCCGGCCGCGAGCGGTTCGAGAAGCTGCTCTCGATGGATCCGGCGAAGGCGGCCGAGATCATCCTGCGCGGGGTGGGCCGCCGCCGCGGCCGGGTGCTGGTCGGCTGGTCGGCCAAGCTGCCCGACCTGCTGGCCCGGATCGCCCCCGCCTCGTACGGCCGGTTGTTCGCCCTCGGGCCGGGCCGGGCGACCGCCGATCCGGCGCGCCGGGCCACCACCGTCCCCGCCCAGCGGCCACCGGACGACCCGGATCCGGCCGCGCCGGGCGACCGGTCCGCCGAGCGGGCGGGGGACCCGGCGTGA
- a CDS encoding alpha/beta fold hydrolase — translation MSAPAGPRHVTVDGRRVRHRVDGDGPPVVLLHGIGRSLRDFTEQHELLADRYRVHSLDLPGYGGSLPMAEPYTLPALARFVGRYLDAVGVEAPAHLVGNSLGGAIAMRLAVAEPARVASLALVNSAGFGREVTMMLRLLALRPLGRLLLRPSRAAARRTERALFHDAAFATAERVAYALEVARQPYAARVLLETAHNLGTFRGVSPQWREELLTELARLDVPTLVVWGDRDLILPAAHLAAARTRLPHARTHLFTNCGHMPQIECAEEFSRLLVDFWTAAPAAEPAPSPPPGRSAAPR, via the coding sequence GTGAGCGCGCCGGCCGGCCCCCGGCACGTCACCGTCGACGGGCGGCGGGTGCGCCACCGGGTCGACGGCGACGGCCCGCCCGTGGTGCTGCTGCACGGCATCGGCCGCAGCTTGCGCGACTTCACCGAGCAGCACGAGCTGCTCGCCGACCGCTACCGGGTGCACAGCCTCGACCTGCCCGGCTACGGCGGCTCGCTGCCGATGGCCGAGCCGTACACCCTGCCGGCGCTGGCCCGGTTCGTCGGCCGCTACCTCGACGCGGTAGGCGTCGAGGCGCCCGCACACCTGGTCGGCAACTCCCTCGGCGGCGCGATCGCCATGCGGCTGGCGGTCGCCGAGCCGGCCCGGGTGGCCAGCCTCGCGCTGGTCAACAGCGCCGGCTTCGGCCGTGAGGTGACCATGATGCTGCGGCTGCTCGCCCTGCGCCCGCTGGGCCGGCTGCTGCTGCGCCCCAGCCGGGCCGCCGCCCGACGCACCGAGCGGGCCCTCTTCCACGACGCGGCCTTCGCCACCGCCGAGCGCGTCGCGTACGCCCTCGAGGTGGCCCGCCAGCCGTACGCCGCGCGGGTGCTGCTGGAGACCGCGCACAACCTGGGCACCTTCCGGGGCGTCAGCCCGCAGTGGCGGGAGGAGTTGCTCACCGAACTGGCCCGGCTCGACGTGCCCACCCTGGTCGTCTGGGGCGACCGGGACCTCATCCTGCCGGCGGCCCACCTGGCGGCCGCCCGCACCCGGCTGCCCCACGCCCGCACCCACCTGTTCACCAACTGCGGGCACATGCCGCAGATCGAGTGCGCCGAGGAGTTCAGCCGGCTGCTGGTCGACTTCTGGACCGCAGCTCCCGCTGCCGAACCAGCACCGTCACCGCCACCAGGGCGGTCAGCAGCGCCGCGATGA
- a CDS encoding S-(hydroxymethyl)mycothiol dehydrogenase, with the protein MSQQVRGVISRSKGAPVEVTTIVVPDPGPGEAVVRVLSCGVCHTDLHYREGGITDDYPFLLGHEAAGVVEEVGEGVDAVAPGDFVVLNWRAVCGVCRACRRGRPWYCFATHNAAQKMTLTDGTELAPALGIGAFAEKTLVHAGQCTKVDPAARPAAVGLLGCGVMAGLGAAMNTGGVTRGDSVAVIGCGGVGDAAVAGATLAGATTIIAVDTDARKLEWARRFGATHTVNASAEDPVEAIRAATGGFGADVVIDAVGRPETWKQAFYARDLAGTVVLVGVPTPEMTVEVPLLDVFGRGGALKSSWYGDCLPSRDFPMLTALYLQGRLDLDAFVTEEIALDQVEEAFARMHRGDVLRSVVVF; encoded by the coding sequence GTGAGCCAGCAGGTCCGGGGAGTCATCTCCCGCAGCAAAGGCGCACCCGTCGAGGTGACCACCATCGTGGTGCCCGACCCGGGGCCGGGCGAGGCGGTGGTGCGGGTGCTGTCCTGCGGGGTCTGCCACACCGACCTGCACTACCGCGAGGGCGGCATCACCGACGACTACCCCTTCCTGCTCGGCCACGAGGCGGCCGGCGTCGTGGAGGAGGTCGGGGAGGGCGTCGACGCCGTCGCCCCGGGCGACTTCGTGGTGCTCAACTGGCGGGCCGTCTGCGGCGTCTGCCGGGCCTGCCGCCGCGGCCGGCCCTGGTACTGCTTCGCCACCCACAACGCGGCGCAGAAGATGACCCTCACCGACGGCACCGAACTGGCCCCGGCGCTCGGCATCGGCGCGTTCGCCGAGAAGACCCTGGTCCACGCCGGCCAGTGCACGAAGGTCGACCCGGCCGCCCGGCCCGCCGCGGTGGGGCTGCTCGGCTGCGGGGTGATGGCCGGCCTCGGCGCGGCGATGAACACCGGCGGGGTCACCCGCGGCGACTCGGTGGCGGTGATCGGCTGCGGCGGGGTCGGCGACGCGGCGGTCGCCGGCGCGACGCTGGCCGGGGCGACCACCATCATCGCGGTGGACACCGACGCCCGGAAGCTGGAGTGGGCCCGCCGGTTCGGCGCCACCCACACCGTGAACGCGTCCGCCGAGGATCCGGTCGAGGCGATCCGCGCCGCCACCGGCGGCTTCGGCGCCGACGTGGTGATCGACGCGGTCGGCCGGCCGGAGACCTGGAAGCAGGCGTTCTACGCGCGCGACCTGGCCGGCACCGTCGTGCTGGTCGGCGTGCCGACTCCCGAGATGACCGTCGAGGTCCCGCTGTTGGACGTCTTCGGCCGCGGCGGGGCCCTCAAGTCCAGCTGGTACGGCGACTGCCTGCCCAGCCGCGACTTCCCCATGCTCACCGCGCTCTACCTGCAGGGCCGCCTCGACCTCGACGCCTTCGTCACCGAGGAGATCGCGCTCGACCAGGTGGAGGAGGCGTTCGCGCGGATGCACCGCGGCGACGTGCTCCGCTCGGTGGTGGTCTTCTGA
- a CDS encoding low temperature requirement protein A, with translation MTGGLRPWYRPMTARDRGEEHRAATPLELFFDLCFVVAVAQAATNLHHDLAEDQVGHAVRSYLMVFFAIWWAWMNFTWFASAYDTDDDVYRITTLVQIAGALILAAGVPRAFTAGDFATITYGYVVMRLALVTQWLRAAAGDPGHRAADVRYAVGVTVVQVGWLIRLLLPDDWRVGSFLVLALADLLVPALAERPGMTTWHPRHIAERYGLFTLIVLGEVVLATSVAIQTGVDTGQADLRPLATAACVIVFALWWLYFDRAVEVPTRLPASLVWGYGHYLVFAAIAAVGAGLWVAVDHHRHLAHVGSVVVGHTVAVPTAVYLLTVWVLRVLPRQRGMVVVAFPVTALLVLATPWLPVTVYLIAALLTALVAVTVLVRQRELRSRSRPAAG, from the coding sequence GTGACCGGTGGGCTGCGGCCGTGGTACCGGCCGATGACCGCGCGCGACCGCGGCGAGGAGCACCGCGCCGCCACGCCGCTGGAACTCTTCTTCGACCTCTGTTTCGTGGTGGCGGTGGCGCAGGCGGCCACGAACCTGCACCACGACCTGGCCGAGGACCAGGTCGGGCACGCGGTGCGCAGCTACCTGATGGTGTTCTTCGCGATCTGGTGGGCGTGGATGAACTTCACCTGGTTCGCCTCCGCCTACGACACCGACGACGACGTCTACCGGATCACTACCCTGGTGCAGATCGCCGGCGCGCTGATCCTGGCCGCCGGGGTGCCGCGCGCCTTCACCGCGGGCGACTTCGCCACCATCACCTACGGGTACGTGGTGATGCGGCTGGCCCTGGTGACGCAGTGGCTGCGGGCGGCCGCCGGCGATCCCGGCCACCGGGCCGCTGACGTCCGGTACGCGGTAGGGGTGACCGTGGTGCAGGTCGGGTGGCTGATCCGGCTGCTGCTGCCGGACGACTGGCGGGTCGGCTCGTTCCTGGTGCTGGCCCTGGCCGACCTGCTGGTGCCGGCGTTGGCCGAGCGGCCGGGGATGACCACCTGGCACCCGCGGCACATCGCCGAACGGTACGGGCTGTTCACCCTGATCGTGCTCGGCGAGGTGGTGCTCGCGACGTCGGTGGCGATCCAGACCGGCGTCGACACGGGGCAGGCCGACCTGCGCCCGCTGGCCACGGCGGCCTGCGTGATCGTGTTCGCGCTGTGGTGGCTCTACTTCGACCGGGCGGTGGAGGTGCCGACGCGGCTGCCCGCCTCGCTGGTCTGGGGGTACGGCCACTACCTGGTGTTCGCGGCGATCGCCGCGGTTGGTGCCGGGCTGTGGGTGGCGGTCGACCACCACCGGCACCTGGCCCACGTCGGCAGCGTGGTGGTCGGGCACACCGTGGCGGTGCCGACGGCCGTCTACCTGCTCACCGTCTGGGTGCTGCGGGTGCTGCCCCGGCAGCGCGGGATGGTCGTGGTGGCGTTCCCGGTGACCGCGCTGCTGGTGCTGGCCACTCCCTGGCTGCCGGTGACGGTCTATCTCATCGCGGCGCTGCTGACCGCCCTGGTGGCGGTGACGGTGCTGGTTCGGCAGCGGGAGCTGCGGTCCAGAAGTCGACCAGCAGCCGGCTGA
- a CDS encoding MFS transporter, with the protein MTAATAARRRSGWLVWGVALGAYVGAVFHRSTLGVTGVDAAHRFDINASTLATFSVAQLAVYAAMQVPVGVLLDRYGSRRLLIAGGALMVAGQLCFALATEVWLAVTGRVLIGLGDAMTFISVLRIVALWFSGRRYPMLTQLTGTLGQFGAILGAVPLVALLHRAGWTPAFLVAAALGATLLLLVVVAVRDTPDREMAAGPTPDLATVRRELAAAWAQPGTRLGLWTHFVTQFSGSVFALLWGYPFLVQGQGLTPTAAASLLTLMTVAMLVSGPAIAHFCARHPFHRSVLVFAIAGSSATVWAVVLLWPGPAPRWLLVTLVLVLALNGPGSLIGFDYARSFNPVSRIGSATGVVNVGGFVASITLVLVVGVVLDLATPAGRATPDLSAFRWAFAAQYLLWALGAVQVLRYRNAARRQVAAQALAVPPAATAP; encoded by the coding sequence GTGACCGCCGCAACGGCAGCCCGGCGCCGATCCGGCTGGCTGGTCTGGGGCGTCGCGCTGGGCGCGTACGTCGGGGCGGTGTTCCACCGCAGCACGCTCGGGGTCACCGGGGTCGACGCCGCGCACCGCTTCGACATCAACGCCAGCACGCTGGCCACCTTCTCCGTCGCCCAACTCGCCGTGTACGCGGCCATGCAGGTGCCGGTCGGCGTGCTGCTCGACCGGTACGGCTCGCGCCGGCTGCTGATCGCCGGCGGCGCCCTGATGGTCGCCGGGCAGCTCTGCTTCGCCCTCGCCACCGAGGTGTGGCTGGCGGTCACCGGCCGGGTGCTGATCGGGCTGGGCGACGCGATGACCTTCATCAGCGTGCTGCGGATCGTGGCCCTCTGGTTCTCCGGCCGGCGCTACCCGATGCTGACCCAGCTGACCGGCACGCTGGGCCAGTTCGGCGCCATCCTCGGCGCCGTACCGCTGGTGGCGCTGCTGCACCGGGCCGGCTGGACCCCGGCCTTCCTGGTCGCGGCGGCGCTCGGCGCGACGCTGCTGCTGCTGGTCGTGGTGGCGGTCCGGGACACCCCGGACCGCGAGATGGCCGCCGGCCCGACGCCGGACCTGGCGACGGTGCGTCGGGAACTCGCCGCCGCCTGGGCGCAGCCGGGCACCCGACTGGGGCTCTGGACGCACTTCGTCACGCAGTTCTCCGGCTCGGTGTTCGCCCTGCTCTGGGGCTACCCCTTCCTGGTGCAGGGGCAGGGGCTGACGCCGACCGCGGCCGCGTCGCTGCTCACCCTGATGACCGTCGCCATGCTGGTGTCCGGGCCGGCGATCGCGCACTTCTGCGCCCGGCACCCGTTCCACCGGTCGGTGCTGGTCTTCGCGATCGCCGGCAGCAGCGCGACGGTCTGGGCGGTGGTCCTGCTCTGGCCCGGCCCGGCGCCGCGCTGGCTGCTGGTGACGCTGGTGCTGGTGCTCGCGCTGAACGGCCCCGGCTCGCTGATCGGGTTCGACTACGCGCGCTCGTTCAACCCGGTCAGCCGGATCGGCAGCGCCACCGGCGTGGTGAACGTCGGCGGTTTCGTCGCCTCGATCACCCTGGTGCTGGTGGTCGGCGTGGTGCTCGACCTGGCCACCCCGGCCGGCCGGGCCACCCCCGACCTGTCCGCCTTCCGGTGGGCCTTCGCCGCGCAGTACCTGCTCTGGGCGCTCGGCGCGGTGCAGGTGCTCCGCTACCGCAACGCGGCCCGCCGGCAGGTCGCCGCGCAGGCGCTCGCCGTCCCGCCCGCGGCGACGGCGCCCTGA
- a CDS encoding sensor histidine kinase, whose protein sequence is MTVPDGTAPAAGFVHEGLFYRDADDLLAGTVPFVEGGLAAGEPVLVAMPGANLRRVRAAVGGTERVRWADMTEAGRNPGRIIPWVLQAFADRHPGRRVRIIGEPIWAGRSEVEYPACAQHEAMINAAFAGRAATILCPYDVAALDDVALADACVTHPVLVDRAGRRPSPDYAPAEVVARYNAPLPAPAESTAALAYQVDTLSDVRRFVADHATAAGLAADRVADLQIAVTELATNSVAHGGGGGVLHVWRTAAHLVCELRDHGWLADPMAGRVNPAADGVGGRGLVIVHALCDLVRLHTSPAGTGVRLFMRRTP, encoded by the coding sequence ATGACGGTGCCGGACGGGACAGCGCCGGCCGCCGGGTTCGTCCACGAGGGGCTCTTCTACCGGGACGCCGACGACCTGCTGGCCGGCACGGTCCCGTTCGTCGAGGGCGGGCTGGCCGCCGGCGAACCGGTGCTGGTCGCCATGCCGGGGGCCAACCTGCGCCGGGTCCGCGCGGCGGTGGGCGGCACCGAGCGGGTGCGCTGGGCGGACATGACCGAGGCGGGCCGCAACCCGGGGCGGATCATCCCGTGGGTGCTGCAGGCGTTCGCCGACCGGCATCCCGGCCGGCGGGTGCGGATCATCGGCGAGCCGATCTGGGCCGGGCGCAGCGAGGTGGAATATCCGGCCTGCGCCCAGCACGAGGCGATGATCAACGCCGCGTTCGCCGGTCGCGCGGCGACCATCCTCTGCCCGTACGACGTGGCCGCGCTGGACGACGTGGCGCTGGCCGACGCGTGCGTCACGCACCCGGTGCTGGTGGATCGCGCGGGGCGGCGGCCCAGCCCGGACTACGCCCCGGCGGAGGTGGTGGCCCGTTACAACGCGCCGCTGCCCGCGCCCGCCGAGTCGACCGCGGCGCTGGCCTACCAGGTCGACACGCTCTCCGACGTACGCCGGTTCGTCGCCGACCACGCCACGGCGGCCGGGCTGGCCGCGGACCGGGTGGCGGACCTGCAGATCGCGGTCACCGAACTGGCGACCAACAGCGTCGCGCACGGCGGGGGCGGCGGGGTGCTGCACGTGTGGCGAACGGCCGCGCACCTGGTCTGCGAGCTTCGTGACCACGGCTGGCTGGCCGACCCGATGGCCGGGCGGGTGAACCCGGCGGCGGACGGCGTCGGCGGGCGGGGGCTGGTCATCGTGCACGCGCTCTGCGACCTGGTGCGGCTGCACACCTCCCCGGCCGGGACGGGGGTCCGGCTGTTCATGCGGCGGACGCCATGA
- the tsaA gene encoding tRNA (N6-threonylcarbamoyladenosine(37)-N6)-methyltransferase TrmO, translating to MTDDAFLLRPVGRVASPLTDPADAPRQGDEGAPEAYLDFTPEVATALRDLRVGAEVLVLTWLDRARRDVLAVHPRGDASRPETGVFSTRSPHRPNPIGLHRVRVLAVDGLRVRVADLEALDGTPVLDVKPVLGPPDER from the coding sequence ATGACCGACGACGCCTTCCTGCTGCGTCCGGTCGGGCGGGTCGCCTCGCCGCTGACCGACCCGGCGGACGCGCCCCGGCAGGGCGACGAGGGCGCGCCGGAGGCGTACCTGGACTTCACGCCGGAGGTCGCCACCGCCCTGCGCGACCTGCGCGTCGGCGCGGAGGTGCTGGTGCTGACCTGGCTCGACCGGGCCCGCCGGGACGTGCTGGCGGTGCACCCGCGCGGCGACGCGTCCCGGCCGGAGACCGGGGTGTTCAGCACCCGGTCGCCGCACCGGCCGAACCCGATCGGCCTGCACCGGGTACGGGTGCTGGCGGTGGACGGGCTGCGGGTGCGGGTCGCCGACCTGGAGGCGCTGGACGGCACCCCGGTGCTGGACGTCAAGCCGGTGCTGGGTCCGCCCGACGAACGCTGA
- a CDS encoding MBL fold metallo-hydrolase: MAARIDHAVTAGTFSLDGQTFDVDNNVWVVGDDTECVVVDAPHDVDAILAVVGGRRVRAILATHAHDDHVRVAPALARATGAPVLLHPADRVLWDQVHPDESPGGELRDGDTVEVAGVALTVLHTPGHSPGACSFHAPALDAVFTGDTLFAGGPGATGRSYSDFGTIIDSIRNRLLTLPPETVVHTGHGESTTVGAEAPHLDEWLARGH; the protein is encoded by the coding sequence ATGGCCGCCCGGATCGACCACGCCGTCACCGCCGGCACCTTCTCGCTGGACGGCCAGACCTTCGACGTGGACAACAACGTCTGGGTGGTCGGCGACGACACCGAGTGCGTCGTCGTCGACGCGCCGCACGACGTCGACGCGATCCTGGCCGTCGTCGGCGGCCGGCGGGTCCGGGCGATCCTCGCCACCCACGCCCACGACGACCACGTCCGGGTGGCCCCGGCGCTGGCCCGGGCCACCGGCGCGCCGGTGCTGCTGCACCCCGCCGACCGGGTGCTCTGGGACCAGGTGCACCCGGACGAGTCACCCGGCGGCGAACTGCGCGACGGCGACACCGTCGAGGTGGCCGGCGTCGCGCTGACCGTGCTGCACACCCCCGGGCACAGCCCGGGCGCGTGCAGCTTCCACGCGCCGGCGCTCGATGCCGTGTTCACCGGGGACACCCTGTTCGCCGGCGGGCCGGGCGCCACCGGTCGCTCGTACAGCGACTTCGGCACGATCATCGACTCGATCCGGAACCGGCTGCTCACCCTGCCCCCGGAGACGGTCGTGCACACCGGCCACGGCGAGAGCACCACCGTCGGCGCGGAGGCGCCGCACCTCGACGAGTGGCTGGCCCGGGGCCACTGA
- a CDS encoding flavin-containing monooxygenase, with the protein MASDHVDVLIVGAGLSGIGAACHLRLNCPDKTYAVLEARGAIGGTWDLFRYPGVRSDSDMFTLGYSFRPWTDPKAIADGDAIRAYVRETADEYGVTGHIRFRHRVLRADWDSATARWTVHARRDDTAEDVVLTCSFLYTCSGYYRYDTGYTPDLPGAETFTGRIVHPQHWPADLDHTGRRVVVIGSGATAVTLVPAMAERAGHVTMLQRSPTYVIALPSRDVLADTLRRLLPAKAVYPVVRWKNVLLATANFQASRRAPNLVRKLLRRAAKGRLPAGYDVDRHFSPRYDPWDQRLCVVPDGDLFTALRQGRASVVTDTIDTFTPDGIRLSSGEELPADIVVTATGLNLLALGGMTLTVDGTEVDLADTVAYKGMMLSGVPNFAMTIGYTNASWTLKADLVATYVCRLLRHLDRTGQQIVTPLAPSGGALEPIIDLKSGYVLRSVDALPKQGASAPWRLHQNYPRDVLLMRHGRLTDVGVRFSRAGADQSSTPERSTAGA; encoded by the coding sequence ATGGCCTCCGACCACGTCGACGTGCTCATCGTGGGTGCCGGCCTCTCCGGCATCGGTGCCGCCTGCCACCTGCGGCTCAACTGCCCCGACAAGACGTACGCGGTGCTGGAGGCCCGGGGCGCGATCGGCGGCACCTGGGACCTGTTCCGCTACCCGGGCGTCCGGTCCGACTCCGACATGTTCACCCTCGGCTACTCGTTCCGGCCGTGGACCGACCCGAAGGCCATCGCCGACGGCGACGCCATCCGCGCCTACGTCCGGGAGACCGCCGACGAGTACGGCGTCACCGGGCACATCCGCTTCCGCCACCGGGTGCTGCGGGCCGACTGGGACAGCGCGACCGCCCGCTGGACGGTGCACGCCCGGCGCGACGACACCGCCGAGGACGTGGTGCTCACCTGCTCGTTCCTGTACACCTGCTCCGGCTACTACCGCTACGACACCGGCTACACCCCGGACCTGCCCGGCGCGGAGACGTTCACCGGGCGGATCGTGCACCCGCAGCACTGGCCCGCCGACCTCGACCACACCGGCCGGCGGGTGGTGGTGATCGGCAGCGGCGCGACAGCGGTCACCCTGGTGCCGGCGATGGCCGAGCGGGCCGGGCACGTCACCATGCTGCAGCGCTCGCCCACGTACGTCATCGCGCTGCCCTCGCGCGACGTGCTCGCCGACACGCTGCGCCGCCTTTTGCCGGCGAAGGCCGTGTATCCGGTCGTGCGGTGGAAGAACGTCCTGCTCGCCACGGCCAACTTCCAGGCCAGCCGGCGGGCCCCCAACCTGGTCCGCAAGCTGCTGCGGCGCGCCGCCAAGGGCCGGCTGCCGGCCGGCTACGACGTCGACCGCCACTTCTCGCCCCGGTACGACCCGTGGGACCAGCGCCTCTGCGTGGTGCCCGACGGCGACCTGTTCACCGCCCTGCGGCAGGGCCGGGCCTCGGTGGTCACCGACACCATCGACACGTTCACCCCGGACGGCATCCGGCTCAGCTCGGGGGAGGAGTTGCCGGCCGACATCGTGGTCACCGCCACCGGGCTGAACCTGCTCGCCCTCGGCGGGATGACGCTGACCGTCGACGGCACCGAGGTCGACCTGGCCGACACCGTCGCCTACAAGGGGATGATGCTCTCCGGGGTGCCGAACTTCGCGATGACCATCGGCTACACCAACGCCTCCTGGACGCTGAAGGCCGACCTGGTCGCCACGTACGTCTGCCGGCTGCTGCGCCACCTCGACCGCACCGGCCAGCAGATCGTCACCCCGCTCGCGCCCAGCGGCGGCGCGCTGGAACCGATCATCGACCTGAAGTCCGGCTACGTGCTGCGCAGCGTCGACGCGCTGCCCAAGCAGGGCGCCTCGGCGCCGTGGCGGCTGCACCAGAACTACCCCCGAGACGTGCTGCTGATGCGGCACGGCCGGCTGACCGACGTCGGGGTGCGCTTCTCCCGCGCCGGCGCCGACCAGTCCAGCACCCCGGAGAGGAGCACCGCCGGTGCGTAG
- a CDS encoding CapA family protein, which yields MPPDALTLFLAGDVMTGRGVDRILPRPGPPDLRERAVRDADEYVGLAERVSGPIPRPAPPQWPWGVALPLLDELRPAARIVNLETAVTGRGEHAPGKAVHYRMHPDNVPCLAAARLDVCALANNHVLDFGPVGLADTLDALAGAGIATAGAGRDAAAAWAPARVDLGAGRRLLVFSVAAPSSGVPPPWAATADRPGVAYLPEISVATADLLAERVAAVAGPGDRVLVSVHWGGTRGYEVPPEHVEFAHRLVDAGVDLLHGHSSHHVRPVEVYRDRLILYGCGDLVDDYEGIGGEEAYRPELRLLWLPALDPGSGRLRGLRAAPVRIRRMRLASADPGEAAWLASLLGRLGPRFDVDADGLLTVHPDAL from the coding sequence ATGCCGCCGGACGCGCTGACCCTGTTCCTGGCCGGGGACGTGATGACCGGTCGGGGCGTGGACCGGATCCTGCCCCGGCCCGGCCCGCCCGACCTGCGCGAGCGGGCGGTCCGCGACGCCGACGAGTACGTCGGGCTGGCCGAGCGGGTCAGCGGCCCGATTCCCCGGCCGGCGCCGCCGCAGTGGCCGTGGGGCGTCGCCCTGCCGCTGCTGGACGAGCTGCGGCCGGCCGCCCGGATCGTCAACCTGGAGACCGCGGTGACCGGTCGGGGCGAGCACGCCCCGGGCAAGGCCGTGCACTACCGGATGCACCCGGACAACGTGCCGTGCCTGGCCGCCGCCCGGCTCGACGTCTGCGCGCTGGCCAACAACCACGTGCTCGACTTCGGCCCGGTCGGGCTCGCCGACACCCTCGACGCGCTGGCCGGGGCGGGGATCGCCACCGCCGGCGCCGGCCGGGACGCGGCGGCCGCCTGGGCGCCCGCCCGGGTGGACCTCGGCGCGGGCCGCCGGCTGCTGGTCTTCTCGGTGGCCGCGCCGTCCAGCGGCGTGCCGCCGCCCTGGGCGGCCACCGCCGACCGGCCCGGAGTGGCGTACCTGCCGGAGATCTCGGTGGCCACCGCCGACCTGCTGGCGGAGCGGGTCGCCGCCGTGGCCGGGCCGGGGGACCGGGTGCTGGTCTCCGTGCACTGGGGCGGCACCAGGGGGTACGAGGTGCCGCCCGAGCACGTCGAGTTCGCCCACCGCCTCGTCGACGCCGGGGTCGACCTGCTGCACGGGCACTCCTCGCACCACGTGCGGCCGGTGGAGGTGTACCGGGACCGACTGATCCTCTACGGCTGCGGGGACCTGGTCGACGACTACGAGGGCATCGGCGGGGAGGAGGCGTACCGGCCGGAGCTGCGGTTGCTCTGGCTGCCGGCGCTCGACCCGGGCAGCGGCCGGCTGCGGGGGCTGCGGGCGGCCCCGGTGCGGATCCGGCGGATGCGGCTGGCGTCGGCCGACCCCGGCGAGGCGGCCTGGCTCGCCAGCCTGCTCGGCCGGCTCGGCCCCCGCTTCGACGTCGACGCCGACGGTCTGCTCACCGTGCACCCCGACGCGCTCTGA